The Streptomonospora litoralis genome window below encodes:
- a CDS encoding enoyl-CoA hydratase-related protein gives MNEEAVSEEPVLVERDGRVATITMNRPERRNALSLEHMHRLTAAFEEVGASDATGVILAGNGPVFSAGHDFADVAEADLDGARELLRTCVHLVETIQSVPQVVVARVHGLATAAGCQLVADCDLAVAGNNAGFAAPGGKGGWFCHTPMVAISRCIGRKRALQMALTGDTIDAPTATEWGLVNMAVPDADLDEMSHDLLERATRGAPRSTALGKQALYAQFDRPERDAYTYAVEVMAASSQTPEAREGIAAFLEKRSPQWPR, from the coding sequence GCGGGACGGTCGGGTCGCGACCATCACCATGAACCGGCCCGAGCGCCGGAACGCCCTCTCCCTGGAGCACATGCACCGGCTCACCGCCGCGTTCGAGGAGGTCGGCGCGTCCGACGCCACGGGTGTGATCCTGGCCGGCAACGGGCCGGTCTTCAGCGCCGGGCACGACTTCGCCGACGTGGCCGAGGCCGACCTCGACGGCGCTCGGGAACTGCTGCGCACCTGCGTCCACTTGGTGGAGACCATCCAGTCGGTGCCTCAAGTGGTGGTCGCGCGCGTGCACGGGCTGGCGACCGCCGCCGGATGCCAACTGGTGGCCGACTGCGACCTCGCCGTGGCCGGCAACAACGCCGGCTTCGCGGCCCCAGGCGGCAAGGGCGGCTGGTTCTGCCACACGCCGATGGTGGCGATCTCGCGCTGCATCGGGCGCAAGCGCGCTCTGCAGATGGCCCTGACCGGAGACACCATCGACGCGCCGACCGCCACCGAGTGGGGGCTGGTCAACATGGCGGTACCCGACGCCGATCTGGACGAGATGTCCCACGACCTGCTGGAGCGGGCCACCCGCGGGGCGCCGCGCAGCACCGCGCTGGGCAAGCAGGCTCTTTACGCCCAGTTCGACCGGCCCGAACGCGACGCCTACACCTACGCGGTGGAGGTCATGGCCGCGAGCAGCCAGACACCCGAGGCGCGGGAGGGCATCGCCGCATTCCTGGAGAAGCGCTCGCCGCAGTGGCCCCGGTAG
- a CDS encoding heparan-alpha-glucosaminide N-acetyltransferase domain-containing protein: MSQQIPHQGTPDAVDARGGRIAGIDVARALAVFGMFTVHLGVGAIGVFGGDPFGESASETVHQLARGRSSALFAFLAGVSLSLMTGRTVPLEGTALQRARARILVRALVLALLGIMLDLTGAPIAVILTYYGGFFLLALPLLRLRALALGAIAAAVAVLGPVVSFLLRAGPVEPSPRVSSIGGVTDFLLTGYYPAATFMAFVAAGMALGRLDLFAVRVRLTMAATGAGLALAGYGGSWLLLYPLGGLDRLVRDRLGGATDSVGADTLVSGQMRSVVSGELNDLHGQVPTDSLWYLVVATPHSGTGFEIAGAVGTALLVLVACMAAADVAAAPLYPLAAAGSMALTIYTGHILVIAALGFSFQDDAPFRLGAFVLGALVFATLWRLTLGRGPLERALGSAGDVVAELVTATGPPLEGGGGAPPPGSGR, translated from the coding sequence GTGTCGCAGCAGATTCCCCACCAGGGGACCCCGGACGCCGTCGACGCCCGCGGCGGGCGCATCGCCGGTATCGACGTCGCCCGCGCGCTCGCGGTCTTCGGGATGTTCACCGTCCACCTCGGTGTGGGGGCCATCGGCGTCTTCGGCGGCGACCCGTTCGGCGAGTCCGCCTCGGAAACCGTGCACCAGTTGGCCCGCGGCCGCTCCTCCGCGCTGTTCGCCTTCCTGGCCGGAGTGTCCCTGTCGCTGATGACGGGGCGCACGGTGCCGCTGGAGGGCACGGCGCTGCAGCGGGCGCGTGCCCGCATCCTGGTGCGCGCCCTGGTCCTGGCGCTGCTGGGGATCATGCTCGACCTCACCGGCGCGCCGATCGCGGTCATCCTCACCTACTACGGCGGATTCTTCCTGCTGGCGCTGCCCCTGCTGCGGCTGCGCGCCCTCGCGCTGGGCGCGATCGCGGCCGCCGTCGCCGTGCTCGGCCCGGTGGTGTCCTTCCTGCTGCGCGCCGGGCCGGTCGAGCCCTCGCCCCGGGTCTCCTCCATCGGCGGCGTCACCGACTTCCTGCTCACGGGCTACTATCCCGCGGCGACCTTCATGGCCTTCGTCGCGGCCGGCATGGCGTTGGGGCGGCTGGACCTCTTCGCGGTGCGGGTGCGGCTGACGATGGCGGCCACCGGGGCCGGTCTCGCGCTGGCGGGCTACGGCGGCTCCTGGCTGCTGCTATACCCCCTGGGAGGGCTCGACCGGCTCGTGCGGGACCGGCTGGGCGGCGCCACCGACTCCGTCGGCGCCGACACCCTGGTGAGCGGCCAGATGCGCAGTGTGGTCTCGGGCGAGCTGAACGACCTGCACGGCCAAGTGCCCACCGACTCCCTGTGGTACCTGGTGGTGGCCACTCCGCACAGCGGTACCGGCTTCGAGATCGCCGGTGCCGTGGGCACCGCGCTGCTGGTGCTGGTCGCCTGCATGGCCGCCGCGGACGTCGCTGCCGCACCGCTGTACCCGCTTGCCGCAGCCGGGTCGATGGCGCTGACCATCTACACCGGCCACATCCTGGTGATCGCGGCGCTGGGGTTCTCCTTCCAGGACGACGCACCCTTCCGGCTGGGAGCGTTCGTGCTGGGCGCGCTGGTCTTCGCCACCTTGTGGCGGCTGACGCTGGGGCGCGGCCCGCTGGAGCGCGCCCTCGGCTCCGCCGGGGACGTCGTCGCGGAGCTGGTGACCGCCACCGGGCCGCCGCTGGAGGGCGGCGGGGGCGCCCCTCCGCCGGGGTCCGGGCGCTGA